Proteins from one Phocoena sinus isolate mPhoSin1 chromosome 8, mPhoSin1.pri, whole genome shotgun sequence genomic window:
- the LOC116758740 gene encoding 60S ribosomal protein L13-like yields MAPSRNDMILKPHFHKNWQRRVATWFNQPARKIRRKTSAPKKGDSSAAKLKLATQLTGPVIPIRNVYKKEKAGVITEEEKNFKAFASLCMARANARHFGIWAERAKEAAEQDVEKKK; encoded by the coding sequence ATGGCGCCCAGCCGTAATGATATGATCCTGAAGCCCCACTTCCACAAGAACTGGCAGCGGCGCGTGGCCACATGGTTCAACCAGCCGGCGCGCAAGATCCGCAGGAAGACCTCAGCCCCCAAGAAGGGAGACAGCTCTGCTGCAAAGCTCAAATTGGCCACCCAGCTGACCGGACCAGTCATTCCCATACGGAACGTCTACAAGAAGGAGAAGGCCGGAGTTAtcacagaggaggagaagaacTTCAAGGCCTTCGCTAGTCTCTGCATGGCCCGCGCCAATGCCCGGCACTTTGGCATCTGGGCAGAAAGGGCCAAGGAAGCTGCAGAACAggatgttgaaaagaaaaaataa